One Rhodococcus sp. P1Y DNA window includes the following coding sequences:
- a CDS encoding molybdopterin-dependent oxidoreductase, translating into MAHWGMYRATAVDGEVTAVDPYSGDAHPSPVLGNVPGSVRHRSRVAGPAVRRGWLEDGPGPTDRRGNDQYVPVSHDELTELLAGELRRVIDRYGNEAIYGGSYGWASAGRFHHAQSQVHRFLNCLGGYTRSVNSYSTGATGVIMPHVVGAHWKMFSRSTSWDVIARATDLLVAFGGVPVKNTSVNHGGTSNHPTQSALDALRARGGKIVTISPLRNDMHGAATWLAPIPGSDVAVMLGLAYVLVDENLHDRAFLDKYTEGYDVFERYLLGRSDGVPKTPAWAAEKSGLEAQDIVELARTMASRRTLITVTWSLQRVKSGEQAPWMGITLASMLGQIGVPGGGFGHGYGSMNEPGLGPVPYPLPTLPQGLNPVTTHIPVAAIADMLLGPGTEFDYNGNRMVYPDIKLVHWAGGNPFHHHQDLGRLRRAFGRPDTIVVHDPYWTPMAKHADIVVPSTTSLERNDISCTRNDPLLVAMQQAVPRYADSRDDYDTFAALADKLGVADTFTEGRDSGEWVEHLYDQWRGYLKTAGVHTPAFEDFWIAGSVRMATEDDLTFLADYREDPVRNALRTPSGRIEIFSEVVDGFGYEDCVGHPAWFEPVEWLSGERAEKFPLHLIANQPRTRLHSQLDHGATSQASKVRGREPIRLHSVAAAARGVADGDVVTVFNDRGACLAGVVVDDGMLENVVQLSTGAWYDPLDPSDPGSLCKHGNPNVLTPDVGASSLSQGCTGQHVLVQIERYDGELPPITAFDPPHFVERKGP; encoded by the coding sequence ATGGCGCACTGGGGCATGTACCGCGCCACGGCCGTCGACGGAGAAGTGACGGCTGTCGACCCCTACTCGGGCGACGCGCATCCCTCACCCGTATTGGGCAACGTTCCCGGATCGGTGCGTCACCGTTCTCGTGTGGCCGGACCTGCTGTTCGACGTGGTTGGTTGGAGGACGGTCCTGGACCCACCGATCGGCGCGGCAACGACCAATACGTACCCGTGAGCCACGACGAGCTGACCGAACTCCTGGCGGGCGAACTTCGCCGAGTCATCGACCGCTACGGCAACGAGGCAATCTACGGCGGTTCCTACGGGTGGGCGAGCGCGGGCCGGTTCCATCACGCGCAGAGCCAGGTTCACCGCTTTCTCAACTGCCTCGGCGGATACACGCGGTCGGTCAACAGCTACTCGACCGGCGCCACGGGTGTGATCATGCCGCACGTCGTGGGCGCCCACTGGAAGATGTTCTCGCGCTCCACATCCTGGGATGTCATTGCGCGCGCGACCGACCTGCTGGTGGCGTTCGGTGGCGTTCCGGTGAAGAACACCTCGGTCAATCACGGTGGCACATCGAACCATCCGACCCAATCCGCATTGGACGCACTGCGGGCGCGAGGCGGCAAGATCGTCACGATCAGCCCGCTGCGCAACGATATGCACGGTGCCGCGACCTGGCTCGCGCCCATTCCTGGATCCGACGTCGCTGTCATGCTCGGTCTCGCCTACGTCCTCGTCGACGAAAATCTCCACGATCGCGCGTTTCTGGACAAGTACACCGAAGGGTACGACGTTTTCGAACGGTATCTCCTCGGTCGATCCGATGGTGTTCCCAAGACTCCCGCCTGGGCGGCCGAGAAGTCGGGCCTCGAGGCGCAGGACATTGTGGAACTGGCGAGGACGATGGCCTCACGTCGCACCCTGATCACCGTCACCTGGTCGCTGCAACGGGTCAAGAGCGGCGAGCAGGCGCCGTGGATGGGCATCACCCTCGCCTCGATGCTCGGGCAGATCGGCGTTCCCGGTGGGGGATTCGGCCATGGCTACGGTTCGATGAACGAGCCGGGGCTCGGTCCGGTGCCGTATCCGCTGCCGACGCTGCCGCAGGGGCTCAATCCGGTGACCACGCACATCCCGGTCGCTGCGATTGCAGATATGCTCCTCGGTCCCGGTACGGAATTCGATTACAACGGCAATCGCATGGTGTACCCGGACATCAAGCTGGTGCACTGGGCAGGCGGGAATCCGTTTCACCACCATCAGGATCTCGGTCGGCTACGTCGCGCGTTCGGTCGGCCGGACACCATCGTCGTGCACGATCCATACTGGACGCCGATGGCGAAGCACGCCGATATAGTCGTCCCGTCGACCACGTCGCTCGAGCGAAACGACATCAGCTGCACCAGGAACGATCCGTTGCTCGTGGCGATGCAGCAGGCCGTCCCTCGCTATGCCGATTCGCGTGACGACTATGACACCTTCGCGGCGCTGGCCGACAAACTGGGAGTCGCAGACACTTTCACGGAGGGCCGAGACTCGGGGGAGTGGGTGGAACACCTGTACGACCAGTGGCGCGGCTATCTGAAGACCGCTGGTGTGCACACACCGGCGTTCGAGGACTTCTGGATCGCAGGATCGGTGCGTATGGCCACCGAGGACGACCTGACGTTTCTTGCAGACTACCGAGAAGACCCCGTGCGCAATGCACTACGAACTCCGAGCGGAAGAATCGAGATATTCTCCGAGGTTGTCGACGGTTTCGGTTACGAGGACTGTGTCGGGCATCCGGCGTGGTTCGAGCCCGTGGAATGGCTGAGCGGCGAACGGGCAGAGAAGTTCCCGCTGCACCTCATCGCCAACCAGCCACGGACACGGTTGCACAGTCAGCTCGATCACGGCGCCACGAGCCAGGCGTCGAAAGTCCGCGGCCGCGAGCCGATTCGACTGCACTCGGTGGCAGCTGCGGCTCGCGGTGTCGCCGACGGCGACGTGGTGACGGTGTTCAACGATCGCGGCGCATGCCTGGCGGGCGTCGTCGTGGACGACGGAATGCTCGAGAACGTCGTGCAATTGTCCACTGGGGCGTGGTACGACCCGCTTGATCCGTCCGACCCCGGATCGCTGTGCAAGCACGGCAACCCCAACGTCCTGACACCCGACGTGGGTGCGTCCTCGCTGTCGCAAGGCTGCACGGGCCAGCATGTACTCGTGCAGATCGAACGCTACGACGGTGAGCTACCACCGATCACAGCGTTCGATCCGCCGCACTTCGTCGAGCGAAAAGGTCCCTAG
- a CDS encoding MaoC family dehydratase, with protein MRTFTSPEQLQAAVGEDLGTSDWLQITQERVNTFADATGDHQWIHVDVERAKKESPFGAPIAHGFLSLSLVSMLNWQIYTIDNVKLGINYGSNKVRFINPVKVGSHVRLQTTLTSVDPASGGALQIVATCTLEIEGEDKPALVAEIISRIVF; from the coding sequence ATGCGCACTTTCACGTCACCAGAACAACTCCAAGCCGCTGTGGGCGAGGACCTCGGAACCAGTGACTGGCTTCAGATCACCCAGGAGCGAGTGAACACCTTCGCCGACGCAACAGGTGATCACCAGTGGATTCACGTCGACGTCGAACGGGCGAAGAAAGAAAGCCCGTTCGGCGCGCCCATTGCACACGGCTTTCTGAGTCTCTCGCTCGTGTCGATGCTGAACTGGCAGATCTACACCATCGACAACGTCAAGCTCGGAATCAACTACGGGTCGAACAAAGTTCGCTTCATCAACCCGGTCAAGGTCGGGTCACATGTGCGGCTTCAAACCACGTTGACCTCGGTCGACCCCGCATCCGGCGGCGCACTGCAAATCGTCGCAACCTGCACGCTCGAGATCGAAGGCGAGGACAAGCCCGCGCTGGTTGCCGAGATCATCAGCCGAATCGTCTTCTAG
- the msrB gene encoding peptide-methionine (R)-S-oxide reductase MsrB, with the protein MSSATDKNPAPAVTLTEAEWREKLTPEEYAVLREAGTERPFVGEYTDTKTEGVYECRACGAELFRSTEKFESHCGWPSFFDPADSDAVILNEDNSLGMRRVEVICKNCHSHLGHVFEGEGYPTPTDQRYCINSISLVHKPA; encoded by the coding sequence ATGAGTTCAGCTACCGACAAGAATCCTGCCCCTGCGGTAACGCTCACCGAAGCGGAATGGCGCGAGAAGCTGACGCCCGAGGAGTACGCAGTACTTCGTGAGGCCGGCACCGAACGCCCGTTCGTCGGCGAGTACACCGACACCAAGACCGAGGGCGTGTACGAGTGTCGCGCCTGCGGCGCCGAACTGTTTCGCAGCACCGAGAAGTTCGAATCCCACTGCGGATGGCCTTCCTTCTTCGATCCGGCGGATAGCGACGCGGTCATCCTGAACGAGGACAACTCGCTCGGAATGCGCCGGGTGGAGGTCATCTGCAAGAACTGCCACAGCCACCTGGGCCACGTCTTCGAGGGCGAGGGCTACCCCACGCCCACCGACCAGCGGTACTGCATCAACTCCATATCACTGGTGCACAAACCGGCCTGA
- a CDS encoding glycosyltransferase family 87 protein, giving the protein MSLSFLEPRTGRTTADVIKFALWPIAIMTVIHRVVIKAVNGDITNDFNPVYSAALAFLNRQPVYTANFDSVDPHYLYQPSATMLLSPLAVIDPERSRWLFIIASTIAILVSLYILLRIFGFRLDSVAAPALLLAAFVSETVTNTLVFTNFNGFVLLGEVAFIGFLLSRKDLSAGVAMGLTLAVKPMLAPLLLLPLMTRQWKVFITSIAIPVVMMAIAWPLSVDPMNFVDRTVPYLLQTRDYFNSAVVGNGRYYGMPEVLTLGIRAVLAVMVVVSLWLLYRYCREDRLFFFATTSGLILTAHWLLGSLGQMYYSMMLFPLLMTVVLKNSLIRNWPAWLAIYGFMNADRWLSGRWVEPGRALDYLRTTFGWALLIIVIFGVLVGRYLAARADGRLDEGIEPDYLLEDSLPGKTTKTA; this is encoded by the coding sequence GTGTCACTTAGCTTCCTCGAACCGCGTACCGGGCGGACGACCGCCGACGTAATCAAGTTCGCTCTGTGGCCCATCGCCATCATGACCGTCATTCATCGAGTCGTGATCAAGGCGGTCAACGGCGACATCACCAACGACTTCAACCCCGTCTACAGTGCGGCACTGGCATTTTTGAACCGTCAGCCCGTGTACACGGCCAATTTCGATTCCGTCGATCCGCATTACCTCTACCAACCGAGCGCAACGATGCTGCTCTCGCCGCTCGCGGTGATCGATCCCGAGCGATCGCGGTGGTTGTTCATCATTGCCAGCACAATTGCCATTCTGGTGTCGCTGTACATCTTGCTGCGCATCTTTGGCTTTCGACTCGATTCGGTCGCTGCCCCTGCACTTCTGCTCGCCGCATTCGTGAGCGAGACGGTGACGAACACCCTGGTGTTCACCAACTTCAATGGTTTCGTACTGCTCGGCGAGGTCGCATTCATCGGATTTCTGCTCAGCCGCAAGGATCTGTCCGCCGGTGTCGCGATGGGGCTGACTCTCGCCGTCAAACCGATGCTCGCTCCACTGCTCCTACTTCCGCTCATGACACGGCAGTGGAAGGTGTTCATCACATCCATCGCAATTCCGGTGGTCATGATGGCGATCGCGTGGCCGCTGTCGGTGGATCCGATGAACTTCGTCGACCGCACCGTCCCCTACCTGTTGCAAACCCGCGACTACTTCAACAGCGCGGTGGTCGGCAACGGACGCTATTACGGAATGCCCGAGGTTCTGACGCTGGGTATTCGCGCAGTGCTGGCGGTCATGGTGGTGGTGTCACTCTGGCTTCTCTATCGCTACTGCCGAGAAGATCGCCTCTTTTTCTTCGCGACCACGTCCGGCTTGATCCTCACAGCACATTGGCTGCTGGGCTCGCTCGGCCAGATGTACTACTCGATGATGCTGTTCCCGCTTCTGATGACTGTTGTGTTGAAGAACTCGCTCATTCGGAATTGGCCTGCGTGGCTTGCGATCTACGGGTTCATGAATGCAGATCGGTGGCTGTCCGGTCGGTGGGTCGAACCCGGGCGTGCGTTGGACTACCTGAGGACGACGTTCGGTTGGGCGCTGTTGATCATCGTCATATTCGGTGTTCTCGTAGGCCGCTACCTGGCGGCCCGCGCGGACGGACGGTTGGACGAGGGAATCGAACCCGATTACCTGCTCGAAGACTCTCTACCTGGGAAGACGACGAAGACCGCCTGA
- a CDS encoding alpha/beta fold hydrolase, with product MTLKRSLLVSVVCLSLSAAACGAGPSGRPDVAVEQNSPGRPAETDGQDAEPAVPPLQVPVTDLPWRDCTADTLGRYGYTPRTPGVILECADFEAPVDASGEMFGSFSVGAMRARLDRTPADAAPLVLTSGSDRPSIETLADMAAGQGTTLLASHPIVAVDRRGIGRSAAVDCTKVDARKALADLGQFERSGGDAVDRAVTAGRDATIECTDLLQPQELAFSASYAADDLEQLRMLWGVDALGIIGTGNGASTALAYAAAYPDRLARLVLDSPTGIGADQLAAAEQKTQGREAAFAAFAQRCIALDCTLGDDPRAAVSELLTRSASGALGPISTHALLDGIAYALASSTGDPSQRALRLSETLSAARSGNTAALTDLTTRAASAYGTDGQFVARCTDGQGWPSPESVRGASTSWSQLYPIFGIDAALTALACSSWPTAPAAPLPSSLPIPVLLFSAAADPVVGNGGFSSVTGLIATTGTKSAAMTWQGSGHPALGGSQCTQSAAAIYADDASLPADGSVCPA from the coding sequence GTGACGCTGAAACGATCGCTGCTCGTGTCCGTCGTATGCCTGTCCCTGTCGGCAGCGGCGTGTGGAGCAGGTCCGTCGGGTCGACCCGACGTCGCCGTCGAGCAGAATTCCCCTGGCCGCCCCGCCGAGACCGACGGCCAGGACGCGGAGCCGGCCGTGCCTCCGTTGCAGGTTCCGGTCACCGACCTGCCGTGGCGCGATTGCACCGCCGACACTCTCGGTCGGTATGGCTACACCCCCCGAACTCCGGGTGTGATCCTCGAGTGCGCAGACTTCGAGGCACCCGTAGACGCGTCAGGAGAGATGTTCGGGTCGTTCTCGGTCGGCGCCATGCGCGCCAGACTCGACCGGACGCCCGCCGACGCCGCTCCACTCGTGCTGACCTCGGGATCCGACCGTCCGTCCATCGAAACCCTTGCCGACATGGCAGCAGGGCAAGGAACAACTCTTCTCGCTTCGCATCCGATCGTGGCAGTGGACCGACGCGGAATCGGTAGATCTGCCGCTGTCGACTGCACCAAGGTGGACGCACGAAAGGCTCTGGCCGACCTCGGCCAATTCGAGCGATCGGGCGGCGACGCCGTGGACCGCGCGGTCACCGCGGGTCGAGATGCGACGATCGAATGTACCGACTTGCTTCAGCCCCAGGAGTTGGCCTTCTCCGCGTCCTACGCTGCCGACGACCTGGAGCAACTCCGCATGCTGTGGGGCGTCGACGCTCTCGGGATCATCGGAACCGGCAACGGCGCGTCGACGGCTCTTGCGTACGCCGCTGCGTATCCGGACCGGCTTGCGCGTCTCGTCCTCGACTCGCCGACTGGAATCGGTGCCGACCAACTGGCCGCCGCGGAGCAGAAGACGCAGGGCCGTGAGGCTGCCTTCGCCGCCTTTGCTCAGCGTTGCATCGCTCTCGACTGCACTCTCGGCGACGATCCACGAGCTGCCGTGTCCGAATTGCTGACGCGATCGGCGAGCGGCGCACTCGGGCCGATATCGACACACGCGCTTCTGGACGGCATCGCCTACGCTCTGGCGTCGTCGACCGGCGATCCGTCCCAGCGCGCCCTTCGGTTGTCCGAGACTCTGTCGGCGGCGCGCTCAGGGAACACCGCTGCGCTGACCGATCTCACGACGCGAGCAGCCAGTGCATACGGCACCGACGGCCAGTTCGTTGCCCGCTGCACCGACGGCCAGGGTTGGCCGTCACCGGAATCGGTCCGCGGCGCTAGTACTTCCTGGTCGCAGCTCTACCCGATCTTCGGTATCGATGCCGCGTTGACTGCGCTGGCGTGCTCGTCGTGGCCCACCGCGCCCGCGGCACCGCTTCCTTCGTCACTACCGATTCCGGTTCTGCTTTTCAGTGCGGCCGCCGACCCGGTGGTAGGCAACGGCGGCTTCTCCAGTGTGACCGGCTTGATCGCCACGACGGGGACGAAGTCCGCTGCCATGACGTGGCAGGGCTCGGGACATCCGGCGCTCGGCGGATCGCAGTGCACACAGTCGGCTGCTGCCATCTACGCCGACGATGCGTCGTTACCTGCCGACGGCAGCGTGTGCCCAGCGTAG
- a CDS encoding pyrimidine reductase family protein: MQLLDIATYFTSESDVSRVGKGPLADTDLARLYAYPPRPRRPWIRANFVASIDGAVTADGVSAGLGTPSDKVVFSVLRSLADAVLVGAGTVRAENYGGVTFPAETVARRTERGQSETAPLVIVTASANLDPTSRAFTDTVVPPVVLTTTSAPEDARRSLAATGARVVATPGDSVTTASIVESLNTLGLHRILCEGGPGVFGQLLTDDAVDDVCITTSPVFVAGTAGRISHSASSSIRRMTRAHVLADDDGTVLTRWVKHRDGSAAAAGHK, encoded by the coding sequence ATGCAGCTACTGGATATTGCGACCTACTTCACATCCGAGAGCGATGTGTCACGCGTAGGGAAAGGCCCCCTGGCTGACACCGACCTCGCCCGCCTGTACGCATACCCACCCCGCCCGAGACGCCCGTGGATCCGGGCCAACTTCGTGGCCAGCATCGACGGTGCAGTGACCGCTGACGGTGTTTCCGCTGGTCTGGGGACCCCATCCGACAAGGTGGTGTTCTCGGTTCTTCGGTCGTTGGCGGACGCAGTTCTCGTGGGGGCAGGGACGGTCCGGGCCGAGAATTACGGCGGCGTCACCTTCCCGGCCGAGACCGTGGCCAGACGAACCGAGCGGGGTCAGTCCGAGACGGCACCCCTCGTCATCGTCACCGCGTCGGCGAATCTGGACCCGACTTCTCGTGCCTTCACCGACACCGTGGTTCCGCCCGTCGTTCTCACCACGACCTCCGCCCCGGAGGACGCCAGGAGATCCTTGGCGGCGACGGGCGCACGCGTCGTCGCCACGCCAGGCGACTCGGTCACGACCGCGTCGATCGTGGAGTCGTTGAACACGCTCGGCTTGCACCGCATCCTCTGCGAAGGCGGACCCGGCGTCTTCGGCCAGTTGCTCACCGACGACGCCGTGGACGACGTGTGCATCACGACTTCCCCGGTCTTCGTCGCAGGCACCGCGGGCAGGATCTCCCACTCGGCGTCGTCCTCGATCCGCCGAATGACTCGGGCGCACGTGTTGGCCGACGACGACGGCACTGTTCTGACCAGGTGGGTCAAACACCGGGACGGGTCGGCCGCAGCAGCTGGGCACAAGTAG
- the zapE gene encoding cell division protein ZapE, with translation MPARLVDRNPVVPSDQLIAQMVPPAMFDDVSFASYIPDPNEPSQAEAVRKAEEFSQKVGKIRSKGSKRGLFGKKAPATGLGLYLDGGFGVGKTHLLASIFHSVPEPKAFGTFVELTHVVGALGFNKALEELSNHSVLCIDEFELDDPGDTMLVSRLLSELSARGVSIVATSNTLPGQLGEGRFAAEDFMREIKKLGSIFESIRVDGPDYRHRDLPPAPDPTSEDELIERAGRIEGATLDDFDELLAHLSTLHPSRYGKLLDGVQAVFWKNVHPASDQAVALRLVVLADRLYDASIPVTSSGAKLDEIFTEEMLAGGYRKKYLRATSRLLALSRFAAVG, from the coding sequence ATGCCCGCACGTCTTGTCGATCGAAATCCCGTCGTTCCGTCCGATCAACTGATCGCTCAGATGGTTCCACCGGCCATGTTCGACGATGTCAGCTTCGCCTCGTACATCCCCGATCCGAACGAGCCGAGCCAGGCCGAGGCAGTGCGTAAGGCCGAGGAGTTCTCGCAGAAGGTCGGCAAGATTCGCAGCAAGGGCAGCAAGCGCGGCCTGTTCGGGAAGAAGGCGCCCGCCACCGGTCTCGGTCTGTACCTCGACGGCGGATTCGGTGTCGGCAAGACCCACCTTCTCGCGTCGATCTTTCACAGTGTCCCCGAGCCGAAAGCTTTCGGTACGTTCGTCGAACTGACCCACGTCGTCGGCGCGCTCGGCTTCAATAAGGCCCTGGAGGAATTGTCGAACCACAGCGTGCTGTGTATCGACGAGTTCGAGCTCGACGATCCAGGCGACACGATGCTCGTCTCCCGGCTGCTGTCGGAGCTCTCGGCGCGCGGCGTGTCGATCGTTGCCACGTCGAACACACTTCCCGGCCAACTGGGGGAGGGACGTTTCGCTGCCGAGGACTTCATGCGCGAGATCAAGAAGCTCGGCTCGATCTTCGAGTCCATTCGTGTCGATGGTCCCGACTACCGACACCGCGATCTGCCGCCTGCCCCCGATCCCACGTCCGAGGACGAACTGATCGAGCGCGCGGGCCGGATCGAGGGAGCCACTCTCGACGATTTCGACGAGTTGCTGGCGCACCTGAGCACGCTGCATCCTTCCAGGTACGGCAAACTCCTCGACGGTGTGCAAGCTGTGTTCTGGAAGAACGTACATCCGGCGTCGGACCAGGCAGTTGCGCTGCGCCTCGTGGTTCTCGCAGACCGCCTCTACGACGCGAGCATCCCGGTGACGTCCTCGGGCGCGAAGCTCGACGAAATCTTCACCGAAGAGATGTTGGCGGGCGGCTACCGCAAGAAGTACCTGCGTGCCACTTCCCGACTACTCGCTCTGTCGCGGTTCGCCGCGGTGGGCTGA
- a CDS encoding GNAT family N-acetyltransferase: MTITVGPAGIWEAEQLADVAAVTFPLACPPGSTRESIDAFIDEVLSHERFGEYLDDPARTILAAREDDSIVGYAMLIHGEPTDSAIAQALTLSPTLELSKMYVMPGHHGGAVSAELMSSVIALAAETGCAGIWLGVNQENLRAQRFYAKQGFAQVGTKTFTVGAEVHDDFVLERAV, encoded by the coding sequence ATGACTATCACCGTCGGGCCTGCCGGGATTTGGGAGGCCGAGCAGTTGGCTGACGTTGCCGCGGTGACGTTCCCGCTGGCGTGCCCTCCCGGGTCGACTCGCGAATCGATAGACGCGTTCATCGACGAGGTCCTGTCACACGAGCGCTTCGGCGAGTATCTCGACGACCCTGCGCGCACGATACTCGCTGCGCGCGAAGACGATTCGATTGTCGGCTACGCAATGCTGATTCACGGGGAACCGACTGATTCGGCTATCGCACAGGCGTTGACGCTGTCTCCAACGCTCGAGTTGTCGAAGATGTACGTCATGCCGGGCCATCACGGCGGCGCCGTCTCGGCCGAACTCATGTCGTCGGTGATTGCCCTCGCCGCAGAGACGGGGTGCGCCGGTATCTGGCTAGGGGTCAATCAGGAAAACCTCCGAGCCCAACGGTTCTACGCCAAGCAGGGCTTCGCGCAGGTGGGAACCAAGACATTCACCGTCGGCGCCGAGGTCCACGACGACTTCGTCCTGGAACGTGCCGTCTGA
- a CDS encoding ribosomal protein L7/L12 produces the protein MPTWGWFIVALVLIDAAVLAAWFLARKSPRKNAASTTQLKLSGLDGSARDEIYRLVGEKKKIHAIKLFRERTGAGLKEAKDIVESVERGNALPSPGNYVVATGLDTRAWEDIIPKLRALKAEGRAIAAIKLLRARTGLSLREAKEAVDKL, from the coding sequence ATGCCCACGTGGGGATGGTTCATCGTTGCACTCGTCCTCATCGACGCTGCGGTACTTGCAGCGTGGTTTCTCGCCAGAAAAAGTCCGCGCAAGAATGCTGCATCGACTACCCAGCTGAAGCTCTCGGGTCTCGACGGCTCGGCTCGCGACGAGATCTATCGACTGGTGGGCGAGAAGAAGAAGATCCACGCAATCAAGCTTTTCCGTGAGCGGACCGGCGCCGGGTTGAAAGAAGCGAAGGACATCGTCGAGTCGGTCGAGCGCGGGAATGCACTTCCCTCACCAGGCAACTACGTCGTCGCGACCGGTCTCGACACACGAGCCTGGGAGGACATCATCCCCAAGCTCCGCGCGCTCAAAGCGGAGGGTCGGGCCATCGCCGCGATCAAGTTGCTGCGCGCGCGGACGGGTCTGTCTCTTCGAGAAGCCAAGGAAGCTGTGGACAAACTATGA
- a CDS encoding alpha/beta hydrolase family protein, producing the protein MSPKPAPEPAAEAAYIAEGGVRGFLHVPDGPSVGSLALTHGAGGNCTAKLLVDLANTWSAGGITVLRFDLAFRQLKQSGPPHPSKAAGDRDSVRDAVAFLRSRTGEPVLVGGHSYGGRQASMAVAEDEGLASGLVLLSYPLHPPGKPEKSRTAHLPDIAVPTMFVSGTKDPFGTPDELADAIALIPAETTSVEISGAGHDLSAAKHRVAERSLDAATSIFPHL; encoded by the coding sequence ATGAGTCCCAAGCCAGCGCCTGAACCGGCTGCCGAAGCCGCGTACATTGCCGAAGGCGGTGTGCGCGGCTTCCTTCATGTTCCCGACGGTCCTTCTGTCGGGTCGTTGGCGCTCACGCACGGCGCCGGCGGTAATTGCACGGCGAAGTTGCTGGTCGATCTGGCGAACACGTGGTCCGCAGGGGGAATCACGGTGCTGAGATTCGACCTTGCGTTTCGGCAGCTGAAGCAATCCGGTCCCCCGCATCCATCCAAGGCAGCAGGCGACCGCGACAGTGTGCGCGACGCTGTTGCTTTCCTGCGCAGCCGCACCGGTGAACCCGTCCTCGTGGGTGGCCATTCCTACGGTGGACGCCAAGCCTCGATGGCGGTGGCCGAGGACGAGGGTTTGGCGTCCGGTCTCGTCCTGCTGTCCTACCCCCTGCATCCGCCCGGGAAGCCGGAGAAATCGCGCACTGCCCATCTACCGGACATCGCTGTGCCGACGATGTTCGTCTCCGGCACCAAGGATCCGTTCGGCACACCCGACGAACTCGCGGACGCCATAGCGCTGATTCCGGCCGAGACGACGTCGGTCGAGATATCCGGTGCCGGCCACGACCTTTCGGCTGCGAAGCATCGGGTCGCCGAGAGGTCACTCGACGCGGCGACAAGCATCTTCCCCCACCTCTGA
- a CDS encoding TIGR02611 family protein, which yields MLDRVADRRRKFRARIGANPTLDLAYRITVGVVGLIVLAVGILAIPYPGPGWLIVFAGLGILASEFEWAHRLLKFARQHYDRFMAWFSRQSIVVKAAGALLTTVIVLLTLWLLGTFSLVGGWFGLDWGWLERPF from the coding sequence GTGCTCGACCGAGTAGCCGACCGTCGTCGAAAGTTCCGGGCCAGGATCGGTGCCAACCCGACGTTGGATCTCGCGTATAGGATCACCGTCGGTGTCGTCGGGCTCATCGTCCTCGCCGTGGGAATACTTGCCATCCCGTATCCCGGACCAGGGTGGCTGATCGTGTTCGCAGGACTCGGCATTCTGGCGTCGGAGTTCGAGTGGGCACACCGGTTGCTCAAGTTCGCTCGCCAACACTACGACCGCTTCATGGCGTGGTTCTCTCGCCAGTCCATCGTTGTCAAAGCCGCGGGCGCCCTGCTCACCACCGTTATCGTCCTGTTGACGCTCTGGCTTCTCGGAACCTTCTCGCTCGTGGGGGGATGGTTCGGTCTGGACTGGGGCTGGCTCGAAAGGCCGTTCTAG